DNA from Ictalurus punctatus breed USDA103 chromosome 20, Coco_2.0, whole genome shotgun sequence:
ACGGGGAAGATCTGCAAAGTCGGGCGGAGGGGCACGGGGTGGAGGTGGGGTTCGAACCCCGAAGGAGGTGCGAGGTGAACTGTTAAGTAATGTAATTAGCTAACTGAATTTGTtgtattattgtaattatgAGCTGTATGTGATATTAACATCATACAGAATGCACACTGTGAGGTGAGATTGCTAATTAAAGCTGGCATGCCatccattttacacacacacacacattttactaGCCTTGCGAGGCCCTTCAATtgacattattaataatacagcTAAGTAATGCTATGCCTACATCCGTTTcaaaccctaaccttaacctcggTAACCAAATGGAAACATTTTGgctattttaattaaacaaaaaatttgggggggggggggggggggggggacagtcTTCTTTGTGGGGACCAGCCACagggtcaaaactgtcagataatCCAAttcttgtggggacatttggtccccaccaagatataaaaacatgccctccaatatagacacacacacacacagtgctcttTTTAAGCATTGAGTGTGGTGTGCTGTGTGAGCAGTTTGACAgtgtaaataaatcactgacAGCACAGATGCACAGGAGGATGCTAtgatgacagtgtgtgtgtgtgtgagcgtgtgagtgtgtgtggatcaCATTGTGGCAGGTATGTTGAGAGCGCTGGGGTAAGAAGCGGTGTGAGGTAATGAACGATCACATGAGGGAGATCAGGGAGCGTGACCAGGGGGAAAGTATTATTCTAATAGGAAATGAAAATGTGCTGCTCTCAGTCACTGTTAAGCACTGGAGAAATGTTATTTGACATTAAAGAACAGCGCAGTGCTGCTGGCTTCTCAaatctgttatagaaaatgaatgtgttcattaattttctataacagcacggctCAAAAAGTCGCCGAGTATGGCACGTCATTCTTAAGTGGACAAAATAACATAATCTTGCAACTTGCAgcagtgtaagaggaataaaaacgtcatttttcctctaacagcatgacCAACCTGAGTGTTTGGTAACTTTATATTTGAGCccagggtgtcccaaaaatctctatacataggggactatgtttgccagcaccacctcggttgtgtcttcgtcagtggttgttcgtggacgtccacttctcggtggTTTAGCAACACTTCCAtcctttttgaatttgttaataactTTGGTAACAGTGTCgcgtgtgatgtgctcgccatgtttcctgttaaagtccatcgcaaccttgcgatccagccatgagaatgatctGAATACGGGTGCGGGCATGGTGGCGTAGTAATGGTTACGACGTTTGATTCGCACCTCCGggattgggggtttgaatctcgCCTTCACCCcgtctgtgcagagtttgcatgttctccacgtgttttgggggtttcctctgggcactccggtttcctccatccatccaaagacatgccttgttggcatttccaaattgtccgtagtgtgtgaatgggtgtgtgattgtacccccccttgtgcctcgagttccctgggataggctccaggctcacctgtgtagtataagtggtatggaaaatggatggatggatggatggacaatccAATGCACACCCGAAGTAGTCCTACCTGAAGAACCATTCCACTTTGCATCCTTGTATGAGACAGGGAAGTCCAACTTCTAAGCAGGAATCTCTAGAATGCTGAGTAGAAGGtcgaaatacaccctggatgagacacCAATCTGTACATACTTGTATCCTCGTTCACTTTTAGGGGCAAATTATGGTCAACAATCCACCTACcaggaggtgggagaaaaccagagaatcaggaggaaacccacacggacacgGAGAGAAAcgtgagctcaggatcaaaaccaggaccctggagctgtgaggcagcaatgctacctgctaTGCCACGGTGCTGCCTACGATTATATGATGTAATTAGAATTTTATGCagaatttatgcaaatgagccaCATTggaacactaaacacacacacacacaacgtaaAGATTAAGAGAAGTGACGAGTGTGGCCTCTATGCAGGAAACCGAGCTTCTTCACTTCGCTGTGTGTTTCGTCTCAGTGGACATGACAAGTGTGAGCATCACGCACGCATCGGTGTCTCTCTGTCACGGTGGCATGGATGTggcaccacatacacacacacgcctccTGACAGGCCGTGGGTCTGGGCCACGCTTGCAGATCAAGCCCTCCTGCATGCAGATTGTGTTTAAATTATGCGCGCCATGTCAGGTTGTTGTGCTGGCCATGACACGTGTCACAGAACCGCCGCGTCTCGGTTCGTGCTAACGATGCGTGTGTGCGCGTCCTGTAGCCAGCCACCCCACCCCCGCCCCATCAGCCCcaccgcgtgtgtgtgtgtgtgtgtgtgtgtcacaggcAGAGTGCATCCTGAGTGTCTCGTGCAGGAGAAGAGAGACGGACAGCCCTGTCTGTACCTGCTGGATAGGGGGTGGTGCCCTTACAAagggataaacacacacacacacacatcatatttatgatatttatgCAAATACATTCTCTACCAAGTTGTGTCCAGTGTATCTAATTCAGAGTAAAGCTTCTGTTTTGTACAACATCATTGTGGATTGAaacacacactccccacacacaaTGCTCTTGAGTATTTGGAACTACAATGCAACTATGAAGCCATTGCAGTAAAATCAAAATGTGGCCATTCATCCTACGTATACCCCACCATGTCTGAAAACCAACACacacttcattattattaaatttattttcacttctttttttcctgtaaaagcGTGTGTGGGGCTGCGAATTTTTCACTCAAATTTAAGACACAAACAAGCAAAAGATCAACAAACGCTTTCTGGAGAatttgtatgaatgtgtattcAATTCTTTTCAAAATGCCCGCTACAAAAGTAGATCGAACGTGACAtactatttcatgtttttttttttaaattctatttaAACATTGCCCAAATTTTGCTTTCATTAACTCAGTAGTCAACCATCACATGCACCGATCAGACAAAtagaatataaatacatttaacatTGAGTTAAAAAGCGAAACGTTAAGAGAATACAAACAAATGAGATACAGCAGTTTTAGAACTGAAAGTAAATTTCATTTCCGCTACGATGGCTTAGTGCAGGAAGTATGTAGTGCTAGTGGGTCACCTGACTGGGACTGAGCGCAGAAACGTCTTCAAatctttttatttcagtatcacTTGACACTTCGAAATCACCTGGATGATGGAGAAAAAGTGCAACAACATCCCTGCGCATCTTCCGAAACATTATCCCTgcgttcacactagcaagtaACAAGCCACTGATATTTCTCCCAGTTTggcttgtgggcgtggcctgtaaATCTTCTGAGAGGAAATGGTAGTAGTCAAAGTATACGGATCGGTCGGATTAGTGCGATGAATTTTGTCGAGGCATGCCTTTGGATTCGCCCATTACTGCATCAtaactaatttgcataaaattgagaaaatattAATTCAAATATAGTTTGAAGTGTTGAGTCATGCAGTGGTCATCTATTACTTTGTCACTCACTAGTGTGAACGTAGGGTAAGAAATAACAGATGATCTGATGACTCTACGAGTCAGacgtgtttctttttttccggGATTCACCTCGGAGACATCTTGGACATTTCCTTGAGGCTAAAGCCGAGGTGAGACTCCAGATGGTTAACGTAAGCGGAAGGAGTCCTGAATTTTGAATCACACTCTCCACAAAGAAACAATGGATTCCTGGAGTCCAGGTTCTTCAGAAACTTGGTCCCTCCTGTCCTACGCAGCTGGTACTTCACATTAGCAAGCCAGTGTGAGACAGTGGTCATTAAGAGACCTGTGAACTTGCAGATTTTCACACGTTCATGAGGACAGAGGTCTGTTACGATGTAGCAACCTTCTGGTGTCTGTCTCAGGCTTGAAGCAAACTCAGCCTGAAGAATGAGAAGGTGCTGAGGGTTCCAGTTGGACTGACGACCGTTTTGCTTCTGCACGGGAGAAAAGTTCTCCAGTGGATCCTCGCATGAACTTCCATCCGTGTCAGATTTTGCTAAAAGGCATGGTGGAGTGGAGGACTTGGGAGTGAGCTGGCTAGTGAGGCTCTTTACCATGTCTGAGATGTCCATGAGGGCATTTTCCCGTTGGTTTAGAGGATCTGAGAGAGGTAAGCCTGGGTGATGAGGCCGGCTTCCATTAGATTTGTTGTTTATTACCTTGAGGCTGTTGGTGTTGATAACGCTTTCTTTATTGATGCTGCCAGTACTGCTTTTGCATTTTCTCAGATCTATAGGCTGGTCACTGTCCTTGTAGAAATCTGTGTCAGGCACCCCATATTGCTTTTCAGATGCTGAATGGTGGGCAGTTTTGTCTACCACCCTGTTGCTGATCTTGTATAACACTGAGAGTGGATCAGAGGATGAGCTGACCACCTTGGAGGCTTTGGGAAGGTGTGTGTTCACAACTAACTGTAGTGAATTAAGAGGGCTGATAAAAGGCCTCTCAAATGAATCATCATTAAACATCCCTAAACTGTGGTCATTATCGATGGGTGCTTTGCCTAATTCTAAACTATGGTTCTTACTCTGGGTTTCTACTAACATCTCCATAGGTTCCAGTTTACACATACCTCCATTTGCCTTTGTATCAACACTAACTTTGTTTTCTCTCAGTAATGGTGATGTTGATTTGGCTGCATCTGCACTCCCCATCCTTTCTTCCCTCTCTTCCTTTAGCAGGGACTTTCCTGAGACCTTGTCCAGCAGCTCCTCCATGGTAGATACATTGTTCCTGAGGGACAAGGGCAATGACTGTCTGGGGGTTATATAAATTAGTGATCCAGGATCAGATTCGAGTGATTGAAAGTTGCTGTTGATGACTGCCTGCACACTTTGAACCACTGGAGGAAGTATAGATGACTTTGCAGCTCCCTGAAGTTGATAAGCGGCGTGGATGCTGGAGTATCCTCCCCAGGTGGGCGTACCTGTCTGAGCCTTATTGATGGCACTGGACACTGTGCTCTCCAGAGACTTCAGAATGTCCATCCCTCCTTTAGCAGTCTCCTCAAGGTCTTCCTCTCTAAGGTACTTGTATGATGTGGAATCCATACCGACCTCTTCCATCTcctccttgatttttttctctacaGGCTCACTAACCTCCTCTATCTCCTTCTTGGCCTCTGAACCAGAAGACAGTGCAGGGGACACTGACCTGAGTTTTAGAATAGCAGTTGTAGGAGGTAATGGAATTGACTGTATGTTTTCCTCCATACTTTGATCAAACACTAGCTGCTTTCCCTTCTTCAGTGCAGTGTTTGTGACCTTCAGGAAGTGACCTGTGACCATCATGTGGGCTGTGAGTTGCTGCAGTGTATCATGGGAGCTCCCACACTCCATGCACTTGAGAATTTGCGCTTTGCGTTCCTCAAACTGCCAAGTGTAGCTTGCACCGTTCTGGTAGCCATAGCGGTTGTTTGGTGTAACGTAAGGATTAACAGTGCCCTTCATCTGAACCACTGAGGCCACTCTGCTGGAACATGACTTTGGGGAGCAAGGGGAAATTAGGGAATCATGAAGGAATCTTTTTTTGGCTGATGGCACCAGTTTGGTGGCCGAGGCTGGCACAGGCTCTTTAAGAGGCACTTTTTGGTAATGCTTAGTCTTAATCATGTGGACACTCAAGTCCTGTAAAGAATCAAAGGAGTGGCCGCAGAACATGCATTTCAGTACTTTCTGGGCATCCTCTTTGCCCTCCATCTCCAACAATGAACGCTTGCGCGGCTTCGACCAGTGTTTGCCATTattctcctcttctttctcttgGTTGTCATCATGGTAATGACCAGTATCGTTCATGTGAACTGTAAGACCTACTAGTGTATCGTATGCAGCACTGCAGTCCCTGCACTTGAACTTGCTAGCACCAGTCAAAACGGAGCCGTAGAGTTTGTGATTTTGCCGGTACAGCTGCACTGTGCTGAACAGGCTTGGCTCTTGTGATAAGTGGTGATGAGTTTGTTGGAGTGTTTTGGCTACAGCAGCCTGATGCCAGTCGTAAACTATACCGGCACCGTTCGAAGCCTTAATGTTGCAATTATTAACTGTACAGCCATTTGAACTGCTTTCTGCCTTTCCGTTAAGGATTGTTTGATTGTGATTGCTTGGTCTGTTAATTATGTAATTGCCACTGGTATTCATCATGCTAGCTGCACTGGATGTAGTTGACCTGCTTTTCTTGATATTCATCACAACACTGGACCAAGCGGCATCAGAGATCAGATTCTCACAGATGGCTTTTGTCCGAGCTAGGTTATCCAGAACGCTGTTGTCCGAGCTGCTCTGTGCTTCTTCCTCTTCGTGTCCTTCTTTCGAAGAAATGCTCTTAAAATCAGGGATCTGATCACTGGTGTCACTGAGTGGGGATAGATAGCCAGTATCTGGGTTGGTGCCATTACTGTTAGGGGAGTATTGGAATCTCAGCGACTCTTTTGcatcctcttcctctttctcactGAATACGTATCGTCCATGCCCGTCCAACGCGAGACTGTCATGTTGAAGTTGCTTGTCTTCGAAAGTGGCTGCTTCAATCTCGACCAGTGGAAGATAAgctgagaaacagagagatagagacagcgAAATCAGTCCTACTGAACAAGA
Protein-coding regions in this window:
- the LOC108280876 gene encoding teashirt homolog 1; the protein is MARRKQREPRKSAAYLPLVEIEAATFEDKQLQHDSLALDGHGRYVFSEKEEEDAKESLRFQYSPNSNGTNPDTGYLSPLSDTSDQIPDFKSISSKEGHEEEEAQSSSDNSVLDNLARTKAICENLISDAAWSSVVMNIKKSRSTTSSAASMMNTSGNYIINRPSNHNQTILNGKAESSSNGCTVNNCNIKASNGAGIVYDWHQAAVAKTLQQTHHHLSQEPSLFSTVQLYRQNHKLYGSVLTGASKFKCRDCSAAYDTLVGLTVHMNDTGHYHDDNQEKEEENNGKHWSKPRKRSLLEMEGKEDAQKVLKCMFCGHSFDSLQDLSVHMIKTKHYQKVPLKEPVPASATKLVPSAKKRFLHDSLISPCSPKSCSSRVASVVQMKGTVNPYVTPNNRYGYQNGASYTWQFEERKAQILKCMECGSSHDTLQQLTAHMMVTGHFLKVTNTALKKGKQLVFDQSMEENIQSIPLPPTTAILKLRSVSPALSSGSEAKKEIEEVSEPVEKKIKEEMEEVGMDSTSYKYLREEDLEETAKGGMDILKSLESTVSSAINKAQTGTPTWGGYSSIHAAYQLQGAAKSSILPPVVQSVQAVINSNFQSLESDPGSLIYITPRQSLPLSLRNNVSTMEELLDKVSGKSLLKEEREERMGSADAAKSTSPLLRENKVSVDTKANGGMCKLEPMEMLVETQSKNHSLELGKAPIDNDHSLGMFNDDSFERPFISPLNSLQLVVNTHLPKASKVVSSSSDPLSVLYKISNRVVDKTAHHSASEKQYGVPDTDFYKDSDQPIDLRKCKSSTGSINKESVINTNSLKVINNKSNGSRPHHPGLPLSDPLNQRENALMDISDMVKSLTSQLTPKSSTPPCLLAKSDTDGSSCEDPLENFSPVQKQNGRQSNWNPQHLLILQAEFASSLRQTPEGCYIVTDLCPHERVKICKFTGLLMTTVSHWLANVKYQLRRTGGTKFLKNLDSRNPLFLCGECDSKFRTPSAYVNHLESHLGFSLKEMSKMSPR